The proteins below are encoded in one region of Thermodesulfovibrionales bacterium:
- a CDS encoding twin-arginine translocation signal domain-containing protein, which translates to MQISRRNFLKLSGGTLALGSLGVNLDPVKAHAQGLRIKGAKETTTVCPYCSVGCGILVSVKDGKVVNTEGDPEHPINEGTLCSKGASLYQII; encoded by the coding sequence ATGCAGATATCACGCCGTAATTTCCTAAAATTGTCCGGCGGAACTCTCGCGCTTGGATCGCTCGGAGTCAACCTCGATCCTGTGAAGGCCCACGCTCAGGGGCTGAGGATTAAAGGCGCAAAAGAGACGACTACGGTATGTCCTTATTGTTCCGTTGGCTGTGGCATCCTCGTCTCCGTGAAGGATGGGAAGGTTGTCAACACGGAAGGTGACCCGGAGCATCCAATCAACGAAGGAACACTCTGTTCAAAGGGTGCGTCTTTGTACCAGATCATTA
- the fusA gene encoding elongation factor G — protein MANFDVSKIRNVAVIAHGGAGKTSLTEATLFAARSIDRLGSVDNGTSTTDFEPEEIARKITISSSLAFCAWNGHRINIIDTPGFINFLEDTRGCLRGVDGAVIIVSAISGVKAETEKVWKYACEFEIPRIIFVNKMDKDNANFARALSEVEKSFETEAIPLQMPIGAGNTFSGIIDIRSMKALTFSGGKPTSTEIPAALLAEAEGYRKRLIEKIAESDDALLERYLDGGALTDDEIVRGIKEGSLTRRFIPVACGSAAKTIGMAELLDTIVLCLPSPVEMARISPIKGKQTKDGKEIERRPDEKDPFSAYIFKTIADPYAGKLSIFRVYSGTLKADSSVLNTTAGTKERIGQVFYLLGKKQVPAQLIGPGEIGVVAKLKETNTGDTLSDESGPIVFEKVKFAEPIISYAIAPKSKGDEDKVSSALHRILEEDPTLKFHRDEETKEMLLSGMGQVHLEVTLERLKRKFGVEVIMKTPKIPYRETIKASASGQGRYKKQSGGRGQYGDCWIEIEPLPRGGGFEFVDKIVGGVIPRQYIPAVEKGIVEAMHEGVIAGYPLVDFRVSLYDGSYHSVDSSEMAFKIAGSMAIKKVVHDAKPVLLEPIMKVEVTTPDDTLGSVIGDLNAKRGKVQGVEPQAGGNQKIMALVPMAEMLTYANQLQSVTSGRGLYSMEFSHYEELPAHLAQKIIAEKAAAKEEKG, from the coding sequence ATGGCCAACTTTGACGTGTCAAAGATTCGCAACGTTGCTGTCATCGCGCATGGGGGTGCGGGGAAGACCTCATTGACCGAAGCCACTCTCTTTGCTGCCCGCTCGATCGACAGACTGGGTTCGGTGGACAACGGGACATCTACCACCGACTTTGAACCGGAGGAGATTGCCCGAAAGATAACTATCTCGTCGTCTCTTGCTTTCTGCGCCTGGAACGGTCACCGAATAAACATCATCGACACCCCCGGCTTCATAAATTTCCTCGAAGATACCAGGGGCTGCCTGAGAGGAGTCGACGGGGCAGTCATCATTGTGAGTGCAATTTCCGGGGTGAAGGCTGAGACCGAAAAAGTCTGGAAATATGCGTGCGAATTCGAGATTCCGAGAATTATATTTGTGAACAAGATGGATAAGGACAACGCCAACTTTGCTCGGGCCCTATCGGAAGTGGAAAAGTCTTTCGAAACAGAGGCGATACCGCTCCAGATGCCTATCGGTGCGGGCAATACCTTTTCAGGCATCATCGATATCCGCTCCATGAAGGCCCTCACGTTCTCAGGCGGGAAACCCACATCGACTGAGATACCCGCCGCACTCCTTGCCGAGGCTGAGGGCTACAGGAAAAGACTCATCGAAAAGATCGCCGAATCCGACGACGCACTCCTCGAACGCTATCTCGATGGCGGCGCTCTGACAGACGACGAGATCGTCAGAGGGATAAAGGAAGGGTCGCTCACCCGCAGGTTCATCCCTGTTGCCTGTGGGTCGGCGGCAAAGACCATCGGGATGGCAGAACTCCTCGACACGATAGTGCTCTGTCTCCCTTCTCCTGTTGAGATGGCCCGAATATCGCCGATTAAAGGCAAGCAGACGAAAGACGGCAAGGAGATAGAGAGAAGACCCGATGAAAAGGACCCATTCTCTGCCTATATCTTTAAGACCATCGCTGACCCTTACGCGGGAAAACTCTCGATCTTCAGGGTCTATTCAGGGACCCTCAAGGCAGACTCCTCCGTCCTGAACACGACAGCAGGGACAAAGGAGAGGATAGGCCAAGTCTTTTATCTCCTCGGGAAAAAACAGGTTCCGGCGCAATTGATCGGTCCCGGTGAAATCGGCGTTGTTGCCAAACTGAAGGAGACGAACACCGGCGACACGCTCTCGGATGAGTCCGGTCCCATCGTCTTCGAGAAGGTCAAATTTGCGGAGCCGATCATTTCCTATGCCATAGCACCCAAGTCAAAAGGAGATGAAGATAAGGTCAGCTCCGCACTCCACAGGATACTCGAAGAAGACCCGACTCTGAAATTTCACCGCGATGAAGAAACGAAGGAGATGCTCCTCTCCGGGATGGGACAGGTTCACCTTGAAGTCACCCTCGAGAGGCTGAAGAGAAAGTTCGGGGTGGAAGTAATCATGAAGACTCCCAAAATCCCGTACCGTGAGACGATCAAGGCTTCCGCGAGCGGACAGGGAAGATACAAGAAACAATCAGGCGGAAGAGGGCAATACGGAGACTGCTGGATAGAAATTGAGCCGCTGCCGAGAGGGGGCGGATTCGAGTTCGTAGACAAGATAGTCGGGGGGGTTATCCCCCGCCAGTATATTCCTGCCGTCGAAAAGGGTATCGTCGAGGCGATGCACGAAGGGGTCATCGCGGGATACCCACTCGTGGATTTCCGGGTAAGCCTCTATGACGGTTCTTACCACTCCGTTGACTCCTCGGAAATGGCATTCAAGATTGCCGGCTCGATGGCGATCAAGAAAGTCGTACACGACGCAAAACCTGTTTTGCTCGAGCCGATTATGAAGGTGGAAGTAACAACTCCGGACGATACCCTCGGTTCTGTCATCGGAGACCTGAACGCGAAGAGGGGTAAGGTGCAGGGCGTCGAACCCCAGGCGGGAGGCAACCAGAAGATCATGGCTCTCGTCCCGATGGCGGAGATGCTGACATACGCGAACCAGCTCCAGAGTGTCACCTCGGGCAGGGGACTCTATTCCATGGAATTTTCCCACTATGAAGAACTGCCGGCACACCTGGCCCAGAAGATAATCGCCGAGAAGGCGGCTGCTAAAGAAGAAAAGGGTTGA